A genomic window from Punica granatum isolate Tunisia-2019 chromosome 2, ASM765513v2, whole genome shotgun sequence includes:
- the LOC116196825 gene encoding uncharacterized protein LOC116196825 codes for MFDILFGWRKASKCKRLIRRVQCRLKLLKNKRYSIVRQLREDVAQLIKTGYEEIAIDRAEQLFKDESIMAVYELLDHFCEFILIHLSYIRRNRDCPNDINEAVSSLVFASARCGDLPELRAIRKLFGERYGDNFTKRALELYPGNLVNHEIRDKLSIKSVPGDVKRRLMDEISCEYCLQTGILALEYTSELQKQMKEIMEPQVIDTDAQFFPDNVREPKFQVLDTKGAIETKSALLETETGNELMITQIISSFGAEESQRRTTLQRASECKEKVTVTSSSSSGNSPQFYRENIVFLDDVEEVQSSLKVNGNSQDQRLFKFKPSPVPRIETIEDGYLEESDSGNGSPVSRASTKSKTGHEKRIRRRTLSRDSHFVESIDFVTYYNGPNKNRTNQERNKHQKKNTVHASDQPLSAEKKLEQSAEHSMNSCCKAKDCSLEHPCYHHVANEGDSSKDTLKQESESVSEVKLPLKQERVCHENVAVVYDVFTYPSNKPNKRNIGSLEQKEEGFISDLDSSSSGEDGQGLPAYLRALTMPPERPKEIREKIPRSNSYPIQYPHHVHPKLPDYDEIAAKFMALKKDHMQGKDQCKKQDVH; via the exons ATGTTCGACATCCTGTTCGGTTGGCGGAAAGCTTCCAAATG CAAGAGGCTGATCAGGAGAGTCCAGTGCCGGCTCAAGCTGCTGAAGAACAAGAGGTACTCAATCGTGAGACAGTTGAGGGAAGACGTGGCTCAGCTCATCAAGACTGGATATGAAGAGATCGCCATTGATCGG GCCGAGCAGCTCTTCAAAGACGAGAGCATTATGGCAGTCTACGAATTGTTAGATCATTTCTGCGAGTTCATTCTCATCCATCTTTCCTACATTCGCCGGAACAG GGACTGTCCCAATGATATCAATGAAGCAGTTTCAAGTCTTGTATTTGCCTCTGCGAGATGTGGGGACCTGCCCGAGCTCCGGGCAATCCGGAAGCTCTTCGGAGAGCGTTATGGGGATAATTTCACCAAGCGTGCTCTTGAATTGTATCCTGGGAATCTTGTCAACCATGAG ATAAGAGATAAACTCTCCATTAAGTCGGTCCCGGGTGATGTGAAGCGAAGACTGATGGATGAGATTTCTTGCGAATACTGCCTCCAGACCGGAATTTTGGCTTTGGAATACACTTCTGAGCTACAAAAGCAG ATGAAAGAAATCATGGAACCACAAGTTATCGACACCGATGCTCAGTTCTTCCCTGACAACGTCCGGGAACCTAAATTTCAAGTCTTGGACACTAAAGGCGCCATCGAAACAAAATCTGCACTTCTGGAGACGGAAACGGGGAATGAGCTAATGATAACACAAATTATTTCTTCTTTCGGTGCCGAGGAAAGTCAGAGAAGAACCACACTTCAAAGGGCCTCGGAATGCAAGGAGAAGGTTACAGTAACATCGTCATCATCGTCAGGCAATTCTCCGCAATTTTACCGGGAAAACATCGTGTTTCTTGATGATGTTGAGGAGGTTCAGTCTTCCCTCAAAGTGAATGGGAACTCCCAGGACCAAAGGCTGTTCAAGTTCAAGCCTTCTCCAGTCCCACGGATAGAGACAATAGAGGATGGCTATTTGGAGGAAAGCGATTCAGGGAACGGGAGTCCAGTTTCGAGAGCCTCGACAAAAAGCAAGACAGGACACGAGAAAAGAATAAGGAGGAGAACGTTATCTCGAGATAGTCACTTCGTGGAGAGCATCGACTTTGTGACTTACTACAATGGCCCGAACAAGAACAGAACTAATCAGGAGAGGAATAAGCACCAGAAGAAGAATACAGTCCATGCGAGCGATCAGCCGCTCAGTGCAGAGAAGAAACTAGAACAATCTGCAGAACACTCCATGAACTCATGCTGCAAAGCTAAAGATTGCAGCTTGGAACATCCTTGTTACCATCATGTAGCCAATGAGGGTGATAGTTCAAAAGATACTCTGAAGCAGGAGTCGGAGTCGGTGTCGGAAGTGAAGTTACCTCTGAAACAAGAGAGGGTCTGCCATGAGAATGTCGCTGTTGTATATGATGTTTTCACGTATCCGAGCAACAAGCCCAATAAGAGAAACATAGGATCACTGGAACAAAAGGAAGAGGGCTTCATCTCGGACTTGGATTCTTCGAGCAGTGGAGAAGATGGGCAGGGTCTCCCGGCGTACTTGCGAGCATTGACTATGCCACCGGAGCGACCCAAAGAGATACGGGAGAAAATTCCGAGGTCCAATTCATACCCTATTCAGTACCCCCACCACGTCCATCCTAAGCTGCCTGACTACGACGAGATAGCAGCCAAATTCATGGCTCTCAAGAAAGACCATATGCAGGGTAAGGATCAATGCAAAAAACAAG